Proteins encoded in a region of the Pseudomonas putida genome:
- a CDS encoding tape measure protein yields MTTESRLAITIDSRAARQQADVLRGKLAALTGAGDDAADSIYGLGPAAKAAAAAMASIGVSQLTNNLLRATDRFKTMAGQIGLVSASTAEAARTFETLKAMANETGSSLESTVSLFTRMSNATKGAGFSQEQLLKATDAVNKAFLVSSATQQEATAASIQLSQAMASGTLRGEELNSVMEQAPRITRALSEYLGVTNGQIRAMAAEGKITSEVVMNALLRSLSSLNKEVASMPPLFERASQVMKNNFLAAVGQINVDPAISAMTSLGDAFANPQIINGMQTFSSSLASIAGVGVKGFEGVISNMDAILALTGAYATSVGVRLTSSLTLSAQARLADFSATMQQVTASRAVAAADLQASQISVRRAVAEKQLTGAKLARANVELQAARGTNAETFALQAQVAAASENRTATIALTQAKIAQTAAEASLTATATRGAAARTAVMAAFGGPVGLATAAVSTLAGAMIYFGSGTDTATQALIDQNLTLDESISKFKTLTAEQKRFQSATWMQAQRDATAEADKALKDYFNRAFQGLSSLGAPGVEAVATFRDLFDEVKNGQRSLDSLTSWITSNTSIASVYQDELVKIAAGYADSSSKAADYEQLLGRSKTATTAAASAADSLAKSQAGVGASISSTAGDWNKYIQQLTQTRDLIGANAAQEAAYTASKAGFNSQQVEYARLIGEQTDILKKYEKAIQDGKKAEQDRLRAQLIASITASEAIRTQMENHSKAMSKMAENTEGSTRRQITAIEQAANFAVASSARMVSALSAPQLNLQGSALLTFGQPQVQMPTGPGGKTIAQMAQDAIAQLDGSTSANSGSGGGKNSLAGKLSAARSAFDDLYKAAQPAKFALQEYVERQSQLELLLSKGKITQTQYNEALAQSSINYAAAIKGVQGLTQAEQYRAQLERQLQTDRDENRINAAAVGMGDLQTERARSQIQLVRDTNTTIQNLMTERDRTESEREKQALQRQIDLQREYLPKRIAEMQNGWAQVDQDMLNPINGWTAAVQNFGNQARDIAGQTEAIFSSAFNNISTDITSSIMSGSLSFNTLGDIANNVVRDIIGGFVKMGVQMGVNAALNATLGTAAAGQSMILAGTTATAWAPAAAMASLATLGANSVPAAAALTSTTALATSLAVIPGFATGGYVSGAGTGTSDSIMARLSDGEFVVNAAATKRNRALLEAINSNERVSVAGRSVAPTDNQRSGQSGQSGTAPQVKHEVYIYNNSNAVVQTRTGENGQLEVLIQAVEDRFRDQVATGSGGFPETMEQFYRMQRNAN; encoded by the coding sequence ATGACTACGGAATCGCGCCTCGCCATAACGATTGACTCAAGGGCTGCACGCCAACAAGCCGATGTTCTACGTGGCAAGCTCGCAGCTCTAACGGGAGCCGGTGACGATGCAGCGGATAGCATCTACGGGCTTGGGCCGGCAGCGAAAGCAGCTGCAGCAGCGATGGCAAGCATCGGGGTCAGCCAACTGACCAACAATCTGCTTCGGGCTACCGACCGATTCAAGACGATGGCCGGGCAGATCGGCCTGGTGAGCGCTTCAACTGCCGAAGCGGCGCGCACGTTCGAAACCCTCAAGGCGATGGCAAACGAAACTGGCTCCAGCCTGGAGAGCACTGTTTCGCTGTTCACTCGTATGTCCAACGCCACCAAGGGTGCGGGCTTTTCTCAAGAGCAACTGCTGAAGGCCACCGATGCGGTGAACAAGGCGTTTCTCGTATCGAGCGCGACTCAGCAGGAGGCGACGGCCGCAAGCATCCAGCTGTCGCAGGCGATGGCTTCTGGCACGCTGCGGGGCGAAGAATTGAACAGCGTGATGGAGCAGGCCCCGCGAATCACCCGCGCTCTTTCCGAGTACCTGGGCGTCACCAACGGGCAGATCCGCGCAATGGCTGCCGAGGGCAAGATCACCTCGGAAGTGGTGATGAATGCCCTGCTCCGCTCGCTGTCCTCGCTGAACAAGGAAGTGGCCTCGATGCCTCCCCTCTTTGAGCGCGCATCGCAGGTCATGAAAAACAACTTCCTGGCCGCCGTTGGACAGATCAATGTCGACCCGGCCATCAGCGCCATGACGTCGCTCGGCGACGCCTTCGCCAATCCCCAGATCATCAATGGGATGCAGACCTTTTCCAGCTCCCTGGCAAGCATCGCCGGCGTGGGAGTGAAGGGCTTCGAGGGCGTCATCTCGAATATGGATGCAATCCTGGCTCTGACCGGTGCTTATGCAACCAGTGTGGGGGTAAGGCTCACCTCATCCCTCACGCTTTCTGCACAGGCTCGGCTGGCCGACTTCTCCGCCACGATGCAACAGGTAACGGCCTCTCGTGCCGTCGCAGCTGCTGACCTCCAGGCCTCCCAGATCAGCGTTCGACGTGCCGTTGCAGAGAAGCAGTTGACCGGCGCCAAGCTGGCCCGGGCAAACGTTGAGCTGCAGGCCGCCCGAGGCACCAATGCTGAAACCTTCGCTTTGCAGGCGCAGGTGGCCGCAGCTAGCGAAAACCGTACCGCGACCATCGCTCTCACCCAAGCCAAAATTGCGCAGACCGCTGCCGAGGCAAGCCTTACCGCCACTGCTACCCGAGGCGCTGCGGCACGTACTGCTGTGATGGCGGCGTTTGGCGGGCCTGTAGGTCTTGCAACAGCAGCCGTGAGCACCCTGGCAGGCGCCATGATCTACTTTGGCTCAGGTACTGACACTGCAACACAGGCGCTGATCGACCAGAACCTGACCCTGGACGAGTCTATCTCCAAGTTCAAAACCCTGACCGCAGAGCAGAAGCGCTTCCAATCTGCGACCTGGATGCAGGCTCAGCGAGACGCGACCGCTGAGGCAGACAAGGCCCTCAAAGACTACTTCAACCGGGCATTCCAAGGCCTGTCCTCGCTCGGCGCCCCCGGGGTCGAGGCGGTGGCGACGTTCCGCGACCTGTTCGACGAAGTGAAGAATGGCCAGCGCTCGCTTGACTCCCTGACGAGCTGGATCACGTCCAATACCTCGATCGCAAGCGTGTACCAAGATGAGCTGGTGAAAATCGCTGCCGGTTACGCAGATAGCAGCAGCAAGGCGGCTGACTACGAGCAATTGCTGGGCCGGAGCAAGACCGCCACTACGGCTGCTGCGTCGGCCGCTGATTCGCTTGCCAAGTCCCAGGCCGGGGTCGGCGCTTCGATCAGCAGCACCGCCGGCGACTGGAACAAGTACATTCAACAGCTTACCCAGACGAGGGACCTCATCGGTGCAAACGCAGCTCAAGAGGCTGCATACACGGCCTCCAAGGCTGGATTCAACTCGCAGCAGGTCGAATACGCCAGGCTGATCGGAGAGCAGACCGACATCCTCAAGAAGTACGAGAAAGCGATTCAGGATGGGAAGAAAGCTGAGCAGGATCGGCTTAGAGCTCAGCTCATCGCCTCGATCACGGCATCTGAGGCGATCAGAACTCAGATGGAAAACCATTCCAAGGCCATGAGCAAGATGGCCGAAAACACAGAAGGCAGCACCAGGCGCCAGATCACGGCCATTGAGCAGGCCGCCAACTTCGCAGTGGCGTCTTCTGCGCGAATGGTGTCGGCACTATCGGCCCCCCAGCTCAATCTCCAAGGGTCTGCACTTCTGACATTTGGCCAGCCTCAAGTGCAAATGCCTACTGGGCCGGGCGGGAAGACGATTGCCCAGATGGCGCAGGACGCCATCGCCCAGCTTGATGGAAGCACGTCCGCGAACTCTGGGTCTGGCGGCGGCAAGAACAGCCTGGCAGGAAAGCTCAGCGCCGCACGATCAGCCTTTGACGACCTCTACAAGGCCGCCCAGCCAGCCAAGTTCGCCCTGCAAGAGTATGTCGAGCGCCAGTCTCAGCTGGAGCTTCTGCTGTCGAAAGGCAAGATCACCCAGACGCAGTACAACGAGGCGCTGGCGCAGTCCTCAATCAACTACGCCGCCGCGATCAAAGGCGTCCAAGGCCTTACACAGGCCGAGCAGTACCGGGCGCAGTTGGAGCGTCAACTGCAAACTGATCGTGATGAAAACCGGATCAATGCCGCCGCTGTCGGAATGGGCGACCTGCAAACAGAGCGAGCAAGAAGTCAGATTCAGCTAGTCCGCGACACGAACACCACGATTCAGAATCTGATGACCGAGAGGGATCGGACTGAATCAGAAAGAGAAAAGCAGGCTCTGCAAAGGCAGATCGACCTGCAGCGTGAGTATCTGCCTAAGCGCATAGCTGAAATGCAAAACGGCTGGGCGCAGGTCGACCAGGACATGCTCAACCCGATCAACGGGTGGACGGCTGCGGTGCAGAACTTCGGCAACCAGGCGCGGGACATCGCCGGGCAGACGGAGGCGATCTTCTCCAGCGCGTTCAACAACATCTCCACCGACATCACAAGCAGCATCATGAGCGGCAGTTTGTCATTCAATACCCTGGGTGACATCGCAAACAACGTTGTGCGCGACATCATTGGCGGCTTCGTGAAGATGGGCGTGCAAATGGGCGTGAACGCGGCACTGAACGCCACCCTGGGTACGGCAGCTGCAGGCCAGAGCATGATCCTAGCTGGCACCACGGCCACGGCCTGGGCGCCGGCTGCGGCGATGGCATCCTTGGCAACCCTGGGCGCCAACTCCGTGCCTGCGGCGGCAGCGCTGACTTCGACCACGGCCTTGGCCACCAGCCTCGCTGTGATTCCCGGCTTCGCCACCGGCGGCTACGTGTCCGGCGCAGGTACCGGCACCTCCGACAGCATCATGGCCCGCCTGAGTGACGGCGAATTCGTGGTGAATGCCGCGGCGACCAAGCGTAACCGGGCGCTGCTGGAGGCGATCAACTCGAATGAGCGGGTATCGGTGGCTGGCCGGTCAGTCGCACCGACAGATAATCAGCGTTCGGGGCAGTCCGGGCAGTCCGGGACCGCTCCCCAGGTTAAGCATGAGGTCTACATCTATAACAACAGCAATGCCGTGGTGCAGACACGCACCGGCGAGAACGGCCAGCTTGAGGTGCTTATCCAGGCTGTGGAAGACAGGTTTAGAGATCAAGTAGCCACTGGCTCGGGTGGCTTCCCGGAGACCATGGAACAGTTCTACAGAATGCAGAGGAACGCAAATTGA
- a CDS encoding DUF927 domain-containing protein, giving the protein MRPPDTNVINLRPEAPKVEPDRPCWGVYEHWVTNEKGRRLKPGVYWHGFKRSAGDDDSDDDKADRPITDEWIATPVTVAARTTNSDDGSEGRFLRLLTDSGTKEWIIPMEVFGGSGEDARRTLFGMGVIIALKKRGQFMEYLLDQHPAEVFATTCRPGWHESGAFVLPGRTIGSDKVRYQASAKGQNLFSVRGSLEGWKIEVAAKCEGNPVLTLAIGCALAGPLLSLVGVLGGGVHLVGDSSSGKSLAQLIGSSVWGDPGIFAASWDMTKGGLEIEASSRNDTMLPLDEIKRADPKRVQEMAYSLANGQGKGTMTRDREARGKLSWRLLALSSGERSLSEHAAISGNAAHAGAELRMVDVNAGTRTHRAFDELHGLEGADFHRQLTVAVGANHGHIGPAFVEKLLASDDRPGLLEDFAGIRAQFVEDNAQAGRVADRFAVIALAGEMAIAYDLLPWAPGTALADCQLLYGEWLSRVGGGNAEDRQILAGILDFIDKHGSSRFSDVEDQTLDTKVFNRAGYWEVVGAKRLYLFNKSALTEAAHGHGLARVVKALEGAGALAKHDTDRDSRRTKKYRLPAGGSARLYVIDPDAMDSEGGGL; this is encoded by the coding sequence ATGCGCCCGCCTGATACCAACGTCATCAACCTGCGCCCCGAAGCACCCAAAGTCGAGCCTGACCGCCCGTGCTGGGGTGTGTATGAGCACTGGGTGACAAATGAGAAAGGCCGCAGGCTCAAACCCGGTGTGTACTGGCACGGCTTCAAGCGCAGCGCCGGCGACGACGACAGCGACGACGATAAGGCAGATCGCCCGATCACTGACGAGTGGATCGCCACGCCCGTGACCGTCGCCGCTCGCACCACCAACAGCGACGATGGCAGCGAAGGCCGGTTTCTGCGCCTGCTCACCGACAGCGGCACCAAGGAGTGGATCATTCCCATGGAGGTGTTCGGTGGAAGCGGCGAGGACGCAAGGCGGACGCTGTTCGGCATGGGCGTCATCATCGCCCTGAAGAAGCGCGGCCAGTTCATGGAGTACCTGCTGGACCAGCACCCTGCAGAGGTGTTCGCCACCACCTGCCGCCCCGGCTGGCATGAGTCAGGCGCCTTTGTGCTACCTGGGCGCACCATCGGCAGCGACAAAGTGCGCTATCAGGCCAGCGCCAAGGGGCAGAACCTGTTCAGCGTGCGCGGGAGCCTGGAGGGTTGGAAGATCGAGGTAGCAGCCAAGTGTGAGGGCAACCCGGTGCTGACCCTAGCCATCGGCTGCGCCCTCGCTGGCCCGCTGCTGAGCTTGGTTGGCGTGTTGGGTGGCGGTGTTCACCTGGTGGGCGACAGCTCCAGCGGCAAGTCGCTGGCGCAACTGATCGGCTCGTCCGTATGGGGCGACCCAGGCATCTTCGCTGCGTCCTGGGATATGACCAAGGGCGGACTGGAGATCGAGGCGTCCAGCCGCAACGACACCATGTTGCCCCTGGACGAGATCAAGCGGGCCGACCCGAAGCGCGTACAGGAGATGGCCTATTCGCTCGCCAACGGCCAGGGCAAGGGCACCATGACCCGTGACCGGGAGGCCCGCGGCAAACTGAGCTGGCGCCTGCTGGCGCTGTCCAGCGGTGAGCGCTCCCTATCCGAGCACGCGGCCATCAGCGGCAATGCTGCCCATGCTGGCGCCGAGCTGCGCATGGTCGACGTGAACGCCGGTACCCGCACGCACCGCGCCTTCGATGAATTGCACGGCCTGGAGGGCGCTGACTTCCACCGCCAGCTCACGGTGGCTGTAGGAGCGAACCATGGGCACATCGGGCCGGCTTTCGTGGAGAAGCTGCTGGCCAGCGATGACCGCCCCGGGCTGCTGGAGGACTTCGCCGGTATCCGCGCTCAATTCGTCGAGGACAACGCCCAGGCCGGGCGGGTGGCAGATCGCTTCGCGGTGATCGCGCTGGCGGGCGAAATGGCCATTGCCTACGACCTGCTGCCCTGGGCGCCAGGCACCGCTCTGGCCGACTGCCAGCTGCTGTACGGCGAGTGGCTGAGCCGGGTGGGCGGCGGCAATGCCGAAGACCGCCAGATCCTCGCCGGCATCCTCGACTTCATCGACAAGCACGGCAGCAGCCGTTTTTCGGACGTAGAAGACCAGACGCTGGACACCAAGGTGTTCAACCGCGCCGGGTACTGGGAGGTGGTCGGCGCCAAGCGGCTTTATCTGTTCAACAAGTCCGCACTGACCGAGGCCGCCCATGGTCACGGGCTGGCGCGGGTTGTGAAGGCGCTGGAGGGCGCTGGCGCTCTCGCCAAGCACGATACCGACCGGGACAGCCGCAGGACCAAGAAGTACCGCCTGCCTGCTGGTGGGTCTGCTCGCCTCTATGTGATCGATCCCGACGCCATGGATAGCGAAGGCGGTGGCCTATGA
- a CDS encoding helix-turn-helix domain-containing protein: MNMADTPPLNSGCPACDNNDTSGSAQRIRLLAHLRQHGSINTFQAIAQLNIVRPGARIAELRALGHKIATHLSTLKDDHGRDHRKVATYFLSAGSAQKVVE; the protein is encoded by the coding sequence ATGAACATGGCAGACACTCCGCCTCTCAATAGTGGTTGCCCAGCGTGCGATAACAATGACACCAGCGGCAGCGCGCAGCGTATTCGCTTGCTTGCCCACTTGCGCCAGCACGGCTCGATCAACACCTTCCAGGCCATCGCGCAGCTGAACATCGTGCGCCCGGGCGCGCGTATTGCCGAGCTTCGCGCCCTGGGTCACAAGATTGCTACTCATCTGAGCACGCTGAAAGATGACCATGGTCGCGATCATCGCAAAGTGGCCACGTACTTCCTGAGCGCTGGGTCGGCGCAGAAGGTGGTCGAATGA
- a CDS encoding tyrosine-type recombinase/integrase, which yields MTEMEAYSVKTRQSEPVGSRGKGTLLLERKASGAIQAYYRERTPDSDKRLVLGTLSKKPRVGTGEHTLDGIRAEAMRISVEAAAAGGLAKYLTYVAEQKAAVEIEQENAAARMEQERLERLRLAEIDAARGSFHDLFLDYIESRRAKATIGVVKELERLFKSNLATPHPDIMLMKARDIRSEHILTILNPIWNRGSKVQADRMRSFLVAAFNHGLTVESVVGRSNDKVYSLEINPAAMVKVEKVSAPVERALSDAELKHFWQTIESTDGIGPVMALLFKFVIATGGQRIKNIVETTWADYDLDEGTVLLVHRKGRGGQTLSRPHLVPLSDRAISIMRRVLEISGDHQWPWTTHGKQPFVISSPTHAIADWMDSKHAVVDGVRMSPFSPRDLRRTCTQLMQRCGVDDRLSDLLQAHGQTGVVSKHYRNNAEAALPEKRRALEQFEHCLAVALGELKNKDGNALSMGRRVKKSSRSKP from the coding sequence ATGACTGAGATGGAGGCATACTCCGTAAAAACCCGACAGTCTGAGCCGGTGGGTTCTCGTGGAAAGGGCACTCTGCTTCTCGAGCGCAAAGCATCAGGTGCAATCCAGGCCTATTACCGAGAGCGCACACCTGACAGCGATAAGAGGCTGGTGCTGGGGACGCTCTCCAAGAAGCCCCGTGTAGGGACAGGTGAGCATACCCTTGATGGAATCCGCGCCGAGGCGATGCGTATCTCTGTTGAGGCCGCGGCTGCGGGAGGCCTGGCCAAGTACCTGACGTATGTTGCTGAACAGAAGGCAGCAGTCGAGATCGAGCAAGAGAACGCGGCTGCGCGGATGGAACAAGAGAGGCTTGAGCGCTTGCGCTTGGCTGAGATAGACGCAGCCCGCGGCAGCTTCCATGACCTTTTCTTAGATTACATCGAGTCACGCCGGGCCAAGGCGACCATAGGCGTTGTGAAAGAGCTGGAGCGCTTGTTCAAGAGCAACCTGGCAACCCCCCATCCCGACATCATGCTGATGAAGGCCCGGGACATTCGATCAGAGCATATCCTCACGATCCTCAACCCGATCTGGAATCGCGGCTCCAAGGTCCAGGCCGATCGGATGCGTTCTTTCCTTGTCGCGGCTTTCAATCATGGCCTTACGGTCGAGAGCGTCGTAGGGCGCTCAAACGACAAGGTCTATAGCCTTGAGATCAACCCGGCCGCAATGGTGAAGGTGGAGAAGGTCTCCGCTCCTGTCGAGCGGGCCCTCTCGGATGCTGAGCTGAAGCACTTTTGGCAGACGATCGAGAGCACAGATGGCATTGGTCCGGTGATGGCGCTGCTGTTCAAGTTTGTAATCGCGACTGGTGGCCAGCGCATCAAGAACATCGTCGAAACCACATGGGCTGACTACGACCTGGACGAGGGCACTGTTCTACTCGTTCACCGTAAGGGAAGGGGCGGGCAGACCTTGAGCCGGCCGCACCTGGTCCCGCTTTCGGATCGTGCGATCTCGATCATGCGGCGCGTGCTTGAAATCAGCGGTGACCATCAATGGCCTTGGACTACGCATGGCAAGCAGCCCTTCGTTATCAGTAGTCCGACCCATGCGATAGCGGATTGGATGGATTCCAAGCATGCTGTGGTCGACGGAGTGCGGATGTCGCCCTTTTCGCCCCGCGACCTGCGCCGCACTTGCACCCAGCTTATGCAGCGGTGCGGTGTTGATGATCGCCTGTCCGACCTTCTGCAGGCGCATGGCCAAACGGGGGTTGTATCGAAGCACTATCGGAACAACGCTGAGGCTGCGTTACCGGAGAAGCGTCGAGCACTTGAACAATTTGAGCACTGCTTGGCAGTTGCTCTGGGCGAGCTGAAAAATAAAGATGGCAATGCGCTATCAATGGGGCGGCGGGTCAAGAAAAGCTCCAGGTCAAAGCCGTAA
- a CDS encoding TonB-dependent siderophore receptor has translation MSTPKVFTPSSPSGSRLKPLAFFVAVAISGGAMAADGKPLELDATQIEDSALLPADDAGQLGYTVERTRSSTGLDLTPRQTPQSVTTITRQQMDDRDIHTIEQALQTTPGVTANKSEVGGRTDYRARGYSISNWKVDGLQTQGGSDFSGSGNALNMDLYERIDIVRGANGLLGGTGDPSATVNLIRKAPTKTFGGSAYATYGSWDKRRLGADLNLPLSEDGRLRSRFVMTQQDANSFRDNQSERSRAALANFEFDLDEATTLGAGYQYEYNKVVGGGWGANIPLWYRDGSKTDLPRSTNVVPSWSFGEYTTRTAFGSLEHRFDNDWTLDLKGAQATTEALNHRGLAKVNSAGRGSYGGYWDQDGSGAVLNGLHSSSDTTQQSAQIDLSGPFQLFGRTHQAMVGYNDSRTVGWSPEYSCTMVGDGMASAPALGCQFRANNGFPLTDWRNGVDDDYDILASRTGRHSKTTTRLQGMYAATRLSITDPLSVIVGVRTSNYSSVTRSVAGVRSSQEENGIVTPYLGAVYDLNENYSVYASYTDIFTPQTSETSSGSKVEPIRGQSYETGIKGEWFDGRLNASAAYFRTKQENKAVLDGDLTTPTGGNAYKAGSGQETDGIDLEVAGALSPNWNVYAGYTYLHFRRVDSDGRSDPSHLFKASTTYRLSGPLDRLTLGAGVTAQTNIRAISSPAGQPTNGVSNGATDVNWSGYAIWNAMAKYQLTDDTSVSLNANNLFDKHYYTQYGFYAGAIYGDPRNLSLTVSTAF, from the coding sequence ATGAGCACCCCGAAAGTCTTCACCCCCAGCAGCCCAAGTGGCAGTCGTCTCAAGCCGCTGGCCTTCTTCGTTGCCGTTGCCATCAGCGGTGGCGCCATGGCTGCCGACGGTAAACCCCTGGAGCTGGATGCCACGCAGATCGAAGACAGCGCGTTACTGCCAGCCGACGATGCCGGCCAGTTGGGCTACACGGTCGAGCGCACTCGCAGCTCCACCGGCCTCGATCTGACGCCGCGACAGACGCCACAATCGGTCACCACCATCACCCGTCAGCAGATGGATGACCGCGACATTCACACCATCGAGCAGGCGCTGCAAACCACGCCGGGCGTAACGGCCAACAAGTCCGAAGTGGGTGGGCGCACCGACTACCGTGCCCGTGGTTACTCGATCAGCAACTGGAAGGTCGATGGCCTGCAGACCCAGGGCGGCTCCGACTTCAGCGGCAGCGGCAATGCGCTGAACATGGACCTGTACGAACGCATCGACATCGTGCGCGGCGCCAACGGCCTGCTGGGCGGCACCGGCGACCCGTCGGCCACCGTCAATCTGATCCGCAAGGCACCGACCAAAACCTTCGGCGGCAGCGCCTACGCCACCTACGGCAGCTGGGACAAACGCCGTCTGGGTGCCGACCTAAACCTGCCATTGTCCGAAGACGGCCGGCTGCGCTCGCGCTTCGTCATGACCCAGCAGGACGCCAACTCGTTCCGCGACAACCAGTCCGAGCGCTCCCGCGCCGCGCTGGCCAATTTCGAATTCGATCTGGACGAGGCGACCACCCTCGGCGCTGGCTACCAGTACGAGTACAACAAGGTGGTTGGTGGCGGCTGGGGGGCGAACATCCCGCTGTGGTACCGCGACGGCAGCAAGACCGACCTGCCACGTAGCACCAACGTGGTGCCCAGCTGGAGCTTTGGCGAGTACACCACCCGCACTGCGTTCGGCTCGCTGGAGCACCGCTTCGACAACGACTGGACCCTGGACCTGAAAGGCGCCCAGGCCACTACCGAAGCCCTGAACCACCGTGGCCTGGCGAAGGTCAACTCGGCGGGCCGTGGCAGCTACGGCGGCTACTGGGACCAGGATGGCAGCGGCGCCGTGCTCAATGGCCTGCACAGCTCCAGCGACACCACCCAGCAATCGGCGCAAATCGACCTGTCCGGTCCGTTCCAGTTGTTCGGCCGTACCCACCAGGCCATGGTTGGCTACAACGACAGCCGCACGGTGGGCTGGTCGCCGGAATACTCCTGCACCATGGTCGGTGACGGCATGGCCAGCGCGCCTGCTTTGGGCTGCCAGTTCCGCGCCAACAACGGCTTCCCGCTGACCGACTGGCGCAATGGAGTGGATGACGACTACGACATCCTCGCCTCGCGCACCGGCCGCCACAGCAAGACCACCACCCGCCTGCAGGGCATGTACGCCGCCACCCGCCTGAGCATCACCGACCCGCTGTCGGTGATCGTCGGCGTGCGCACCAGCAACTACTCGTCCGTTACCCGTAGCGTGGCCGGCGTGCGCAGCAGCCAGGAAGAGAACGGCATCGTCACCCCTTACCTGGGTGCGGTGTACGATCTCAACGAGAATTACTCGGTGTATGCCAGCTACACCGACATCTTCACACCGCAAACTTCTGAAACCAGCAGCGGCAGCAAGGTCGAGCCGATTCGCGGGCAAAGCTACGAGACCGGCATCAAAGGTGAGTGGTTCGATGGCCGGTTGAACGCCTCGGCGGCGTACTTCCGCACCAAGCAGGAAAACAAGGCCGTGCTGGATGGCGACCTGACCACCCCGACTGGTGGCAATGCCTACAAGGCCGGTTCCGGGCAGGAAACTGACGGTATCGACCTGGAAGTCGCGGGTGCCCTGAGCCCCAACTGGAACGTGTATGCCGGCTACACCTACCTGCATTTCCGCCGCGTCGACAGCGACGGTCGCAGCGACCCGTCGCACCTGTTCAAGGCCTCGACCACCTACCGCCTGAGCGGCCCGCTCGACCGCCTCACCCTGGGCGCAGGCGTGACCGCGCAAACCAACATTCGCGCCATTTCCAGCCCGGCAGGTCAGCCCACCAATGGCGTGAGCAATGGTGCCACTGACGTGAACTGGTCCGGTTATGCCATCTGGAATGCCATGGCCAAGTACCAGCTGACCGACGACACCAGCGTCAGCCTCAACGCCAACAACCTGTTCGACAAGCACTACTACACCCAGTACGGGTTCTACGCCGGGGCAATCTATGGCGACCCGCGTAACCTTTCGCTGACGGTCAGCACTGCCTTCTGA
- a CDS encoding DUF3079 domain-containing protein, with protein sequence MAKKFPTNPSHPERICWGCDLYCPAKALACGNGADRTMHPIELFGEDWESLEGRLEKSVVRGQEAEPG encoded by the coding sequence ATGGCCAAGAAATTCCCCACAAACCCCAGCCATCCCGAGCGTATCTGCTGGGGCTGCGACCTCTACTGCCCAGCCAAAGCCCTAGCCTGTGGCAACGGTGCAGATCGAACAATGCATCCGATAGAGCTGTTTGGCGAGGATTGGGAGAGCTTGGAGGGCCGGCTGGAGAAGTCGGTTGTTCGGGGGCAAGAGGCAGAGCCCGGGTGA
- a CDS encoding toprim domain-containing protein produces the protein MTDPVILFSDVLQSAYGLLDWLPLDDGDIHRFHVPGDKPGTLNGWYCLFADGIASGAFGSWKTGGTNTWCSREPVDAREAEQVRQRIEQARRQREAERQRRQLRAAGLAQRWWRDARRADPAHPYLVAKSIRAHGLRQRGDDLLIPLYAAGVLVNLQRIAPDGDKRFLYGGRIKGAYSPLGRITPGMPLCICEGWATGATLHASGYTVACAMNAGNLKPVALALRADHPGTEIIIAGDDDRETEAEGKGNPGRTAAHEAAVACGGLVTFPEWPADAPLSLSDFNDLAAWRCRHAPA, from the coding sequence ATGACTGATCCTGTGATCTTGTTCAGCGACGTGCTCCAGTCGGCCTATGGTCTGCTCGACTGGTTACCACTGGACGATGGCGACATTCACCGCTTCCACGTCCCCGGCGACAAGCCCGGCACGCTCAATGGCTGGTACTGCCTGTTTGCTGATGGCATTGCCTCGGGCGCGTTCGGGAGCTGGAAGACGGGCGGCACCAACACTTGGTGTAGCCGTGAGCCGGTGGACGCCCGCGAAGCCGAGCAGGTGCGCCAGCGCATCGAGCAAGCCCGGCGCCAGCGGGAGGCCGAACGGCAGCGGCGCCAGCTTAGGGCGGCCGGCCTGGCGCAGCGCTGGTGGCGTGACGCCCGTCGTGCTGATCCGGCCCACCCCTACCTGGTCGCTAAGTCCATTCGAGCTCACGGTTTGCGCCAGCGTGGTGACGACCTGCTGATCCCTCTGTACGCGGCTGGTGTGCTTGTGAACCTGCAGCGGATCGCCCCAGATGGCGACAAGCGCTTCCTGTATGGCGGGCGAATCAAGGGCGCCTATTCGCCGCTGGGGCGCATCACCCCGGGCATGCCGCTGTGCATCTGCGAAGGCTGGGCTACGGGCGCCACGCTCCACGCAAGCGGCTACACGGTCGCCTGTGCGATGAACGCCGGGAACCTGAAACCGGTGGCACTGGCGCTGCGGGCCGACCACCCCGGCACCGAAATCATCATCGCCGGCGACGACGACCGCGAAACCGAGGCCGAAGGCAAGGGCAATCCGGGGCGCACAGCCGCCCATGAGGCCGCTGTCGCGTGTGGCGGTCTAGTGACCTTCCCCGAGTGGCCGGCCGACGCGCCGCTGTCCCTTTCCGACTTCAACGACCTCGCCGCCTGGAGGTGCCGTCATGCGCCCGCCTGA